A region from the Agrobacterium cucumeris genome encodes:
- a CDS encoding heavy metal translocating P-type ATPase, which translates to MNETVRHAHSNQPVSIPVEGMTCASCVRRVETAAAKVPGVASSSVNFATKKLTVEPAEGFSARTLGAAIKKVGYNIAPDRHEFAVEGLRNDSDAGRLKTILDAVATTVDVKVDAAAGKVAVETIGGRRERDALVETAKLAGFALTTRKPHDHSAHQDSNQHQSQHQSQHHGHHQGHSQMAMAGESGGHDHMQHAGEEGALKRDLTIAAILTAPLFVLEMGGHLYEPMHHWLMGIIETQNLYYIYFVLATAVIFGPGLRFLKTGFPALLRGAPEMNSLVALGVTAAYLYSVVATFAPDLLPAEAQFVYYEAATVIVTLILTGRLLEARASGRTGDAIRKLMSLQAKTARVERGGATIDISPDDLVTGDIVVIRPGERLAVDGEVVEGSSYVDESMISGEPVPVEKTVGAAVVGGTINKTGAFKFRATKVGADTMLSQIIRMVEEAQGSKLPIQLLVDRVTALFVPVVIAIAVLTFIVWAIFGPEPAYTFALVNAVAVLIIACPCAMGLATPTSIMVGTGRAAELGVLFRKGQALQELRSAEIVVVDKTGTVTKGRPELTDLVVAEGFADNEVLALVAAVEGRSEHPIAEAIVRAAEEKKVATPAGLEPATVENFESVTGYGIAATVNGRRVEVGADRFMAKLGHSVEIFAEAAARLGDEGKTPLYAAIDGRLAAAIAVADPLKPSSVTAIKALQAMGIEVAMVTGDNERTANAIARQVGISRVVAEVLPEGKVKAIHEMRAGGKVLAFVGDGINDAPALAEADIGIAVGTGTDVAIESADVVLVGGDLLGAVNAIEMSRATMRNIKENLFWAFGYNVALIPVAAGVLYPAFGITLSPMIGAGAMALSSVFVLANALRLKRAKVAHREVTS; encoded by the coding sequence ATGAACGAGACAGTCAGACACGCCCATTCGAACCAACCGGTTTCCATTCCCGTGGAAGGCATGACCTGCGCGTCATGCGTGCGGCGCGTGGAAACGGCCGCGGCCAAGGTGCCGGGCGTTGCCTCAAGCTCGGTGAACTTCGCCACGAAGAAGCTCACCGTCGAGCCCGCCGAGGGCTTTTCTGCCAGGACGCTCGGTGCCGCCATCAAGAAGGTCGGTTACAATATCGCACCGGACCGGCATGAATTTGCCGTCGAAGGCCTGCGCAACGATTCGGATGCCGGGCGGTTGAAAACCATTCTGGACGCCGTCGCCACCACCGTCGATGTGAAGGTGGACGCTGCTGCCGGCAAGGTGGCGGTGGAAACCATCGGTGGCCGGCGTGAGCGGGATGCGCTGGTGGAAACGGCAAAGCTCGCCGGCTTTGCGCTGACGACGCGCAAGCCGCACGATCATTCCGCCCATCAAGACTCCAACCAGCACCAAAGCCAACACCAAAGCCAGCACCATGGACATCATCAGGGCCACAGCCAGATGGCGATGGCCGGCGAAAGCGGCGGCCATGACCATATGCAACATGCCGGTGAGGAGGGCGCGCTGAAACGCGACCTGACGATTGCCGCCATCCTGACCGCACCGCTTTTCGTGCTGGAAATGGGCGGCCATCTCTATGAGCCGATGCATCACTGGCTGATGGGCATCATCGAGACGCAGAACCTCTATTACATCTATTTCGTGCTGGCGACGGCGGTGATTTTCGGGCCGGGCCTGCGCTTCCTCAAGACCGGTTTTCCCGCACTTTTGCGCGGCGCGCCGGAAATGAACTCGCTGGTGGCGCTGGGTGTCACGGCGGCCTATCTCTATTCGGTTGTTGCAACCTTCGCGCCCGATCTGCTGCCGGCAGAGGCGCAATTCGTCTACTACGAGGCGGCCACCGTTATCGTGACGCTGATCCTCACCGGGCGGCTTCTCGAAGCCCGCGCCAGCGGCCGTACGGGAGACGCCATCCGCAAGCTGATGAGCCTGCAGGCAAAGACCGCCCGGGTGGAGCGCGGCGGTGCGACCATCGATATTTCTCCTGACGATCTGGTGACGGGCGATATCGTCGTCATCCGTCCCGGCGAAAGGCTGGCGGTGGATGGCGAAGTCGTCGAAGGCTCGTCCTATGTCGATGAGTCCATGATATCGGGCGAACCCGTGCCGGTGGAAAAGACGGTCGGCGCAGCGGTCGTCGGCGGCACCATCAACAAGACCGGTGCCTTCAAGTTCAGGGCAACCAAGGTCGGCGCGGATACCATGCTGTCGCAGATCATCCGCATGGTGGAGGAGGCGCAAGGCTCCAAGCTGCCGATCCAACTGCTGGTCGACCGCGTCACCGCGCTGTTCGTGCCCGTTGTCATTGCGATTGCGGTGCTGACCTTCATCGTCTGGGCGATCTTCGGTCCTGAGCCCGCCTATACTTTCGCGCTGGTCAATGCGGTCGCGGTACTTATCATCGCCTGCCCCTGCGCCATGGGTCTCGCCACGCCGACCTCAATCATGGTCGGCACCGGCCGGGCAGCGGAGCTGGGTGTGCTGTTCCGCAAGGGGCAGGCCCTGCAGGAACTGCGCTCGGCTGAGATCGTCGTGGTCGACAAGACCGGCACTGTGACCAAGGGCCGCCCGGAACTGACCGATCTGGTGGTGGCGGAAGGGTTTGCCGATAACGAAGTGCTGGCGCTCGTCGCCGCCGTCGAGGGCCGTTCGGAACATCCGATTGCCGAAGCCATCGTCCGGGCTGCGGAAGAAAAGAAGGTTGCGACCCCTGCAGGACTAGAACCTGCGACCGTCGAGAACTTCGAAAGCGTCACGGGTTATGGCATCGCCGCCACCGTCAATGGCCGCAGGGTCGAAGTCGGCGCAGATCGGTTCATGGCCAAACTCGGCCATTCCGTGGAGATTTTCGCTGAAGCCGCCGCAAGGCTGGGTGACGAGGGCAAGACGCCGCTTTATGCCGCCATCGACGGCAGGCTGGCGGCTGCGATTGCCGTCGCCGATCCGCTGAAACCCTCGAGTGTCACTGCGATCAAAGCGTTGCAGGCGATGGGTATCGAAGTGGCGATGGTGACGGGCGACAATGAACGCACGGCCAACGCCATCGCCCGGCAGGTCGGCATCTCCCGCGTGGTGGCGGAAGTGCTGCCCGAAGGCAAGGTGAAGGCGATCCACGAAATGCGCGCCGGCGGCAAGGTGCTGGCCTTCGTTGGCGACGGCATCAATGACGCGCCGGCACTGGCCGAGGCCGATATCGGCATCGCCGTCGGCACGGGTACGGATGTCGCCATCGAAAGTGCCGATGTGGTGTTGGTTGGCGGTGATCTTCTGGGGGCGGTCAATGCCATCGAGATGAGCCGGGCGACCATGCGCAACATCAAGGAAAACCTGTTCTGGGCCTTCGGTTATAACGTGGCGCTGATACCGGTCGCGGCGGGCGTGCTTTATCCCGCCTTTGGCATCACGCTGTCGCCGATGATCGGCGCGGGCGCGATGGCTCTGTCCAGCGTCTTCGTTCTTGCCAATGCGCTGCGGTTGAAACGGGCGAAGGTCGCTCACAGGGAGGTGACGTCGTGA
- the cueR gene encoding Cu(I)-responsive transcriptional regulator codes for MNIGQASEASGVSAKMIRYYEQIGLITPAARTGNNYRVYGEQDVHNLRFIKRARTLGFSLEETETLLKLWQDKSRESSAVKEIALVHIADLEQKIAEMKSMVKTLSHLAHCCGGDNRPDCPILDDLAGAEKSVGEQVRTH; via the coding sequence GTGAATATCGGCCAGGCATCGGAAGCATCGGGCGTTTCCGCCAAGATGATCCGTTATTACGAGCAGATCGGCCTCATCACCCCCGCCGCCCGCACCGGCAATAATTACCGGGTCTATGGCGAGCAGGACGTGCACAATCTGCGCTTCATCAAACGGGCGCGCACGCTCGGTTTCTCGCTGGAAGAAACCGAGACGCTGCTGAAACTCTGGCAGGACAAGAGCCGTGAGAGTTCGGCGGTGAAGGAGATCGCGCTCGTCCATATCGCCGATCTCGAGCAGAAGATCGCCGAGATGAAGAGCATGGTGAAGACGCTGTCCCATCTCGCCCATTGCTGCGGCGGCGATAACCGGCCCGATTGCCCCATCCTCGATGATCTCGCCGGCGCTGAAAAGAGCGTCGGCGAGCAGGTAAGAACCCACTGA
- a CDS encoding heavy-metal-associated domain-containing protein, producing MTATTFLVSDMTCGHCEKTLRGALADVLPDASVSIDLATHKLTVTGDAATAEAAIRDAGYSPERVG from the coding sequence ATGACTGCAACCACCTTCCTCGTGTCAGACATGACCTGCGGCCATTGTGAAAAGACCCTGCGCGGCGCTCTCGCTGACGTGCTGCCCGACGCGTCTGTCAGCATCGATCTCGCCACCCACAAACTCACGGTGACGGGCGACGCCGCAACGGCGGAAGCAGCGATCCGCGATGCCGGTTATTCGCCGGAACGGGTGGGCTGA
- a CDS encoding ribbon-helix-helix domain-containing protein: MSVKASVSISDQQDSFARRLVEEGRYASLSAVVQRGLELLRQETELKDAEIAALRDLLAERGQGEFISVEDGKDRTAAMIAAKKAGYGL, encoded by the coding sequence ATGTCCGTCAAGGCATCCGTATCCATTTCCGATCAGCAGGATAGCTTCGCCCGCCGGCTGGTTGAGGAGGGGCGTTATGCCAGCCTCAGCGCTGTGGTCCAGCGCGGGCTGGAACTGCTTCGGCAGGAAACCGAACTAAAGGACGCCGAAATCGCGGCGCTTCGTGACTTGCTGGCTGAACGCGGGCAGGGGGAGTTCATCTCCGTGGAGGATGGCAAGGACAGAACCGCGGCCATGATCGCGGCCAAAAAGGCCGGCTATGGCCTTTAA
- a CDS encoding type II toxin-antitoxin system RelE/ParE family toxin, with the protein MAFKVLRSTQTDKDLGLILDHLVQSYLDLGDALPAAFTRAARRVGSIEADMDALHKAPFQGTLTPELLPGLRRVTKNQAVFYFDVDEGEKTVRILAVFFGGQDHQRHMLKRLA; encoded by the coding sequence ATGGCCTTTAAGGTCCTGCGTTCGACACAGACGGACAAGGACCTCGGTCTCATTCTCGACCATCTCGTCCAGTCCTATCTCGATCTTGGCGATGCTTTGCCGGCCGCATTCACGCGGGCGGCGCGACGGGTGGGATCGATTGAGGCGGATATGGACGCTCTTCACAAAGCGCCGTTTCAGGGAACGCTGACACCAGAATTGCTACCCGGCCTTCGCCGGGTAACGAAAAATCAGGCAGTTTTTTATTTCGATGTCGATGAGGGCGAAAAGACCGTGCGTATTCTTGCCGTCTTCTTCGGCGGGCAGGACCATCAGCGCCATATGCTCAAGCGCCTTGCATAA
- a CDS encoding MFS transporter, translated as MTEKNGWGELLSGANLSLLTVISSGIGLHAFNQFAVVTALPVAVNEIGGAAYYSWAYSLYFVGSVAGGVTAVLFRERFGARAVLLLCCLIFSFGSILSAIAGDFLWVVVGRALQGLADGLIVAVCYSLIPAGFRSGLLPKVFAIEAAIWAVASFIGPLTGGFATEHLSWRATFLLSAPLIVLLLAYTTVAVSAERPVAATRKPFVPLVLCLVGALAFSAPSAFEDASLRAISLLIGAALLWASLQVGIRPSSGLFPKDSFRLKTVLGSGFWVLFLMSYAHALGSVYLAYVAINLWHYEPTFAGFIVVTMPLAWSFVAMLIGSLRSIRLREICLHYGPYQMVPGCALLGLGLASGNWGEMLLGQILIGSAFGMSWAGISQAAMEAAPEEERKMTGALLPTVATLGAAAGAGASGTVAAATDLVAQIERADVTMPMAYLYGLGAAVSLIALLTARGLRSARG; from the coding sequence ATGACGGAGAAAAACGGCTGGGGCGAATTACTGAGCGGAGCGAACCTCTCGCTTCTGACCGTCATTTCCTCCGGTATCGGCCTGCATGCCTTCAACCAGTTCGCGGTGGTGACGGCCTTGCCTGTCGCCGTCAACGAAATTGGCGGTGCTGCCTATTACAGCTGGGCCTATAGTCTCTATTTCGTTGGTTCCGTGGCGGGCGGTGTTACCGCCGTGCTGTTTCGGGAGCGTTTTGGCGCCCGCGCCGTTTTGCTTCTGTGCTGCCTGATCTTTTCTTTCGGTTCGATTCTCTCCGCAATCGCCGGGGATTTCTTATGGGTGGTCGTCGGCCGGGCGTTGCAGGGGCTGGCCGACGGGTTGATCGTGGCGGTGTGCTACAGCCTTATACCGGCCGGTTTTCGCTCCGGCCTGTTGCCGAAGGTCTTTGCCATAGAGGCGGCGATCTGGGCGGTCGCGTCCTTTATCGGCCCGCTGACCGGCGGTTTCGCTACCGAACACCTGTCCTGGCGCGCCACCTTCCTGCTGTCGGCGCCGCTGATCGTGCTGCTGCTGGCTTACACGACCGTCGCCGTTTCCGCCGAGCGTCCGGTGGCGGCGACGCGCAAACCATTTGTGCCGTTGGTTCTGTGCCTCGTTGGCGCACTTGCCTTTTCGGCGCCTTCCGCCTTCGAGGATGCGAGCCTGCGGGCAATCTCGCTACTGATAGGTGCTGCGCTGTTATGGGCCTCGCTGCAGGTGGGCATCCGGCCTTCTTCCGGCCTGTTCCCGAAAGATTCCTTCCGGTTGAAGACGGTGCTGGGCAGCGGTTTCTGGGTATTGTTCCTGATGTCCTATGCCCATGCGCTGGGCAGCGTCTATCTCGCTTATGTCGCCATCAATCTGTGGCACTATGAGCCAACCTTCGCCGGTTTCATCGTGGTGACGATGCCGCTTGCCTGGAGCTTCGTGGCGATGCTGATCGGCAGCCTGCGCTCGATCCGCCTGAGAGAAATTTGCCTGCATTATGGCCCTTACCAGATGGTACCGGGCTGCGCCCTGCTGGGGCTGGGGCTTGCAAGCGGAAACTGGGGCGAAATGCTGCTCGGGCAAATCCTGATCGGGTCTGCCTTCGGCATGTCATGGGCCGGCATCAGCCAGGCCGCCATGGAGGCAGCACCGGAGGAAGAACGCAAGATGACGGGTGCATTGCTTCCCACGGTCGCGACGCTGGGGGCGGCGGCCGGTGCGGGTGCGAGCGGCACCGTCGCTGCCGCCACCGATCTCGTTGCGCAGATCGAGCGGGCGGATGTGACGATGCCGATGGCCTATCTTTACGGGCTGGGTGCCGCCGTCTCACTCATTGCGCTCCTTACCGCCCGCGGGCTGCGAAGCGCACGCGGCTGA
- a CDS encoding glycoside hydrolase family 32 protein gives MTVVEALNAEPESAIRTLHTDLPVNATFHVWLKAKKTAEPGAVSFSNQNGKFAEVSSVNTEEFGFRIYQVFGGGHVELSYDTVTTAVSVIYWFTASDVLETGITVVHTKPDNAAPELPDSYHFRPPFGWMNDPNGFGRFEGRPHLFYQHYSHGLRWNTMHWGHAVSSDYLRWRHLPIFLFPSEDLTTRPDKRGGAYSGSTIPLVEGTGIRVFFTEQVQDRIPEQQIQLTATSADLIMAGQAEVILAQRPDGQGLTPDFRDPYVFRGPDGLWKMLLGSQSDGGGVILLYETLDPTAASGWTYVGKLWVETRYKTTAIECPCLLPLDGPANARSTRWVLIYGLMHSEDPETGRKNLTMADVGWFDGKAFTKESGQELDFGTDNYAFQAFLDGDSIIGIGWLANWADASPEIDFPTSMTLPRRIHYVNGELLTPPIGAAESLRSHILDRTRLAAGERVTFINGAVEILIELAEAGAPFELALEHPTVTLGLVSDETGLWIRHEDGRDGPSPHYIARGARASRIRIFLDYGSIEVFANRGRYVGTKRIEGFEPVRSALLKAAAGAVVHATSWALKP, from the coding sequence ATGACCGTCGTTGAAGCCTTGAACGCCGAGCCGGAAAGCGCCATCCGCACCCTCCACACCGACCTGCCGGTCAACGCCACCTTCCATGTCTGGCTCAAGGCGAAAAAGACCGCCGAACCCGGCGCCGTCTCCTTCTCCAACCAGAATGGAAAATTCGCTGAAGTTTCAAGCGTCAATACCGAAGAGTTCGGTTTTCGAATCTATCAGGTGTTCGGCGGCGGCCATGTGGAACTGAGTTACGATACGGTGACGACAGCCGTTTCCGTCATCTACTGGTTTACCGCTTCCGATGTGCTCGAGACCGGCATCACCGTCGTTCATACCAAGCCCGACAATGCCGCTCCCGAGCTGCCCGATAGCTATCACTTCCGCCCGCCCTTCGGCTGGATGAACGATCCTAATGGCTTTGGCCGTTTCGAAGGCCGGCCGCATCTTTTCTATCAGCATTATTCGCACGGGCTGCGCTGGAACACGATGCATTGGGGCCATGCGGTCTCTTCGGATTATCTGCGCTGGCGGCATCTGCCGATCTTCCTGTTTCCATCCGAAGACCTGACGACGCGGCCGGACAAGCGCGGCGGGGCTTATTCCGGCTCCACCATTCCGCTGGTCGAAGGCACCGGCATCCGCGTCTTCTTCACCGAACAGGTGCAGGACCGCATTCCCGAACAGCAGATCCAGCTGACCGCCACCTCCGCCGATCTCATTATGGCCGGGCAGGCAGAGGTCATTCTCGCCCAACGCCCGGACGGACAGGGGCTGACGCCGGATTTCCGCGACCCTTACGTCTTTCGTGGTCCCGATGGATTGTGGAAAATGCTGCTCGGCAGCCAGAGCGATGGCGGTGGCGTCATTCTGCTTTACGAGACGCTGGACCCCACCGCCGCGTCCGGCTGGACCTATGTCGGCAAGCTGTGGGTGGAAACGCGCTACAAGACCACGGCGATCGAATGCCCCTGCCTCTTGCCGCTGGACGGCCCGGCCAATGCCCGCTCCACCCGCTGGGTGCTGATCTATGGGCTGATGCATTCGGAAGACCCGGAAACCGGCCGCAAGAACCTCACCATGGCCGATGTCGGCTGGTTCGACGGCAAGGCCTTCACCAAGGAATCCGGTCAGGAACTGGATTTCGGCACCGATAATTACGCCTTTCAGGCGTTTCTGGATGGCGACAGCATCATCGGCATCGGCTGGCTCGCCAATTGGGCGGATGCCAGCCCCGAGATCGATTTTCCCACCTCCATGACGCTGCCGCGCCGGATTCATTACGTCAACGGCGAGCTTCTGACCCCGCCCATCGGAGCTGCGGAAAGCCTGCGCAGCCATATTCTCGACCGCACGCGCCTTGCCGCCGGCGAACGTGTGACCTTCATCAACGGCGCGGTGGAAATTCTGATCGAGCTTGCCGAGGCTGGCGCGCCATTCGAACTGGCGCTTGAGCATCCGACGGTCACGCTCGGTCTCGTTTCCGATGAAACCGGCCTCTGGATTCGTCATGAAGACGGGCGCGATGGTCCCTCGCCGCATTATATCGCCAGGGGCGCACGGGCCTCACGCATCCGTATTTTCCTGGATTATGGCTCCATCGAAGTCTTCGCCAATCGCGGTCGATATGTGGGCACAAAACGCATCGAGGGATTCGAACCCGTGCGTTCGGCGCTGCTGAAGGCGGCTGCCGGTGCGGTGGTGCACGCGACCAGCTGGGCGCTCAAACCCTGA
- a CDS encoding sensor histidine kinase, with product MPHFPDDDSEMGKAIRLFDWASTAAGPVDAWPVALKTTVRTMLKQGHAICLFWGPDLNIIYNDAYRPFLGLKERDALGKPFHVIWSDVWDDVKHFVETALSGKGTFAEDLHLVMDRNGYPEDTYWTFSYSPLYDDDGNVAGLINITIETTATVEGRKREEVLRRELVHRVKNTMAITTAVVSATMRHSQTLEEARDTIKKRIAALGNAQNLMHASGKGAGITALVCDSVYPHLDDRARVTISGPDVDIAPQQALGLSLAVYELATNALKYGALSNERGSVDIRWTLDRNDRFELRWRETGGPPVSAPTRTGFGSRLTNQIVAAYFSGEGRTFYHPDGLVFELDGKYETAAQEQAQ from the coding sequence GTGCCGCATTTCCCCGATGACGATAGTGAAATGGGCAAAGCCATCCGGCTTTTCGACTGGGCATCAACGGCGGCGGGACCGGTGGACGCATGGCCCGTCGCGCTGAAGACCACGGTGCGGACCATGCTCAAGCAGGGCCACGCGATCTGCCTGTTCTGGGGGCCCGATCTCAACATCATCTATAATGATGCCTATCGGCCGTTTCTGGGTCTCAAGGAACGGGATGCGCTCGGCAAGCCGTTCCATGTCATCTGGTCCGACGTCTGGGACGATGTGAAACATTTTGTGGAAACCGCATTGTCCGGCAAGGGCACATTTGCCGAAGACCTGCATCTCGTCATGGATCGCAACGGTTATCCGGAAGACACCTACTGGACCTTTTCCTACAGCCCGCTTTATGACGATGACGGCAATGTCGCCGGGCTGATCAACATCACGATCGAGACGACGGCGACGGTGGAAGGCCGCAAACGCGAAGAAGTGCTACGGCGCGAACTCGTCCACCGGGTCAAGAATACCATGGCGATAACCACGGCCGTGGTCAGTGCCACCATGCGCCATTCCCAGACGCTGGAAGAAGCGCGCGACACGATCAAGAAGCGCATCGCCGCACTCGGCAATGCCCAGAACCTCATGCATGCGTCGGGCAAAGGCGCCGGCATCACCGCCCTTGTCTGCGATTCCGTTTATCCGCATCTCGACGACAGGGCGCGGGTGACGATTTCCGGACCGGACGTGGACATCGCCCCGCAACAGGCGCTCGGCCTGTCGCTGGCGGTTTATGAACTGGCCACGAATGCATTGAAATACGGCGCACTTTCCAATGAACGCGGCAGTGTTGATATTCGCTGGACGCTGGACAGGAACGACCGTTTCGAACTGCGCTGGCGCGAGACAGGCGGGCCACCCGTCAGCGCGCCGACACGCACGGGCTTCGGCTCGCGCCTGACCAACCAGATCGTCGCGGCCTATTTTTCCGGTGAAGGCCGCACCTTCTATCATCCCGATGGGCTGGTGTTCGAACTGGACGGCAAATACGAAACCGCAGCGCAGGAACAGGCCCAATAG
- a CDS encoding protein adenylyltransferase SelO, with the protein MRFDNSYARLPERFSAAVLPTPVKAPRLIAFNRKLADELLLDVSGLDDERLAAIFSGNVVPQGAEPLAMAYAGHQFGGFVPQLGDGRAILLGEVIDKNGKRRDIQLKGSGPTPFSRRGDGRAALGPVLREYIVSEAMHALGIPATRALAAVLSGERVQREVGLPGGVFTRVAASHIRVGTFQFFAAREDDEAIRNLADYVIDRHYPEAKTADNPYLALLRGIAERQCDLIARWMMVGFIHGVMNTDNMAVSGETIDFGPCAFLDEYHPNKVFSSIDAQGRYAYNNQPGIAQWNIARLAECLLPLLDPQVEKAAELANAVLADFAAAFPKRWLAGMREKLGLTLEEEGDLDLVQALLALMQASEADYTLTFRRLSHAANDDAEPFRGMFIDIAGADEFLARWRERAGREDISDADRSRAMLSVNPAVIPRNHRIEELIEAAVEDDDFEPFHAMLTAIATPFEERPDNFVYMQPPMSHERVFRTFCGT; encoded by the coding sequence ATCAGATTCGACAATTCCTATGCCCGCCTGCCGGAACGGTTCAGCGCCGCCGTGCTGCCGACGCCGGTGAAGGCGCCGCGCCTCATCGCCTTCAATCGCAAGCTTGCAGACGAACTCCTTCTGGATGTTTCCGGCCTTGACGATGAAAGGCTGGCGGCGATCTTTTCCGGCAATGTCGTGCCGCAGGGGGCAGAGCCGCTGGCCATGGCCTATGCCGGTCACCAGTTCGGCGGTTTCGTGCCGCAGCTGGGCGATGGCCGCGCCATTCTTCTTGGCGAAGTCATCGACAAAAACGGCAAACGGCGGGATATCCAGCTGAAGGGCTCAGGTCCTACGCCCTTTTCGCGCCGCGGAGACGGGCGTGCGGCGCTCGGCCCGGTTCTGCGGGAATATATCGTCTCCGAAGCGATGCATGCGCTTGGCATTCCCGCCACGCGGGCATTGGCGGCCGTCCTCAGCGGCGAAAGGGTGCAGCGCGAAGTGGGCCTGCCAGGCGGCGTTTTCACCCGCGTCGCGGCGAGCCACATCCGCGTCGGCACCTTCCAGTTCTTCGCCGCGCGCGAGGATGACGAGGCGATCAGGAACCTCGCCGATTATGTGATCGACCGGCACTATCCCGAGGCAAAAACCGCTGACAATCCTTACCTCGCTTTGCTGCGCGGCATCGCTGAAAGGCAATGCGACCTCATCGCCCGCTGGATGATGGTGGGCTTTATTCATGGCGTTATGAATACCGACAATATGGCGGTATCCGGCGAGACCATCGATTTCGGCCCCTGTGCCTTCCTTGATGAATACCACCCCAACAAGGTGTTTTCCTCCATCGATGCGCAGGGCCGTTACGCCTATAATAACCAGCCGGGCATCGCCCAATGGAACATCGCCAGGCTGGCGGAATGCCTGTTACCGCTGCTCGATCCTCAAGTGGAAAAGGCCGCCGAACTTGCCAACGCCGTGTTGGCCGATTTCGCCGCTGCCTTTCCCAAACGCTGGCTGGCCGGCATGCGCGAAAAACTCGGCCTGACGCTGGAAGAGGAAGGTGATCTCGATCTCGTGCAGGCACTTCTGGCTCTGATGCAGGCATCGGAAGCGGACTACACGCTGACCTTCCGGCGTCTTTCCCACGCAGCGAATGACGATGCCGAACCATTTCGCGGCATGTTCATCGATATTGCCGGGGCGGATGAATTTCTGGCCCGCTGGCGGGAGCGCGCCGGCCGCGAGGATATTTCCGATGCCGACAGGTCACGGGCGATGTTATCAGTCAATCCGGCTGTCATCCCGCGTAACCACCGTATCGAGGAACTGATCGAGGCGGCAGTGGAGGACGATGATTTCGAGCCGTTCCACGCCATGCTGACGGCAATCGCGACACCCTTCGAGGAGCGGCCGGACAATTTTGTCTATATGCAGCCGCCGATGAGCCATGAGCGGGTGTTCAGGACATTTTGCGGGACGTAA